In Vibrio diazotrophicus, the following proteins share a genomic window:
- a CDS encoding DUF2500 domain-containing protein, with translation MQITLLATLIMLLVVALLLFSRFYRHHMQGENAPEKQAQVTILDKQSIAVDNPFIGEDDQEFWIYVQKGRLGPKREFQVGAHYFHSINSGDKGILTYRGTQFIHFSLQR, from the coding sequence ATGCAGATTACTTTACTTGCAACACTCATCATGCTGCTTGTAGTGGCGCTCTTACTTTTTTCTCGCTTCTACCGACACCATATGCAAGGTGAAAACGCTCCAGAGAAACAAGCACAAGTCACCATTCTAGATAAGCAGTCCATCGCGGTAGACAATCCTTTCATCGGAGAAGATGATCAAGAATTTTGGATCTACGTGCAAAAAGGCCGCTTGGGTCCAAAGAGAGAGTTCCAAGTAGGAGCGCACTACTTTCACTCTATTAATTCTGGTGACAAAGGCATACTCACCTATCGAGGAACTCAGTTCATCCACTTTTCTTTACAACGTTAA